The window taattgttacATTTCATGAATAAAAAACAAGAGAAATCGTTTGTGGAAATACACATTATTAACACATaaagaatataatttaaaaaagggaaagatatttaatataagtATGTGAATAAAATGGTGAGTTATATAATTCACAATTAAGAGTTTGATTTATGTTtgttcttcttttttttgtttaatcatatttataagttCTTTGGGAAGTTTCCATTTAGGAACAATTTCTTCAACACcattaaaaatgtttaatttataattataaggTGGATTTGTTAATACTTTAACAAATTGTTGAGTTAATTCATCTGGCGTTGAGGCAGCAGATGTCAAAGCGATTTTTTTGACATTTTTAAGAATTGAAAAATCTAAATCATTAattgtatttattaaaattgcaTCTGTATTTCTTATTTGTGATGAATATACTAATTTTTTAGCATTCGAAGAAGATTGGCTACCTACTACTATTGTAATATCACATTctgtacatattttattaagaGCTCTTTGTCTATTAGTTGTAGCATAACATATAGAACCACTTGGTATTGTTTCAATATTAggatatttttcttttaatttattaagaATCAATGCACAATCATCTACACTTAGTGTTGTTTGTGTTacacaaaataatttttgattttctgtaaaattcaaattattaaCTTGTTCGACATTTTCAACAATATATGTACAATCAGGTGCTTCATTATATGTACCTATAACTTCGACATGATTTTTATATcctattaatataattttatatccTTCTTTTGCTTTCATCTTAACATATACATGTACTTTATTAACTAATGGGCAAGTTGCATCTatttctattaattttttttttttagctagCTCCTTAATTTGGGGGCTTATTCCATGTGCagaataaattaatatactgCCATCTGGTACTTCATTTAAATCTTCAATAAAAATGGCTcctttattttctaaatctTTACAAACAATATCATTATGGacaattttatgttttacatatatatttgttttaaatgttttcaaGCATTCTTCAACCGTTTCAATTGCTCTGCTTACTCCCTTACAGAACCC is drawn from Plasmodium yoelii strain 17X genome assembly, chromosome: 2 and contains these coding sequences:
- a CDS encoding (E)-4-hydroxy-3-methylbut-2-enyl diphosphate reductase; the encoded protein is MYDSILIFLKQINIIRSLFLNCLVIYFIYLFFFTLVKGKKIEYDSFHNPMYGMLNVRSNFSIPTIIKWKNIKKYGFIHKTENYNYQKNNKFNIFKRPNNYTINYKLKVNLFKIKNNKDIYFLSVNGNINQKLNDTNCGGGCNMCSSQVSKQNGAKANDNTNYSDTNGAKANGDTNGAKANGDTNGAKANGDTNDSDTSGDSTSGDKILYLVNPRGFCKGVSRAIETVEECLKTFKTNIYVKHKIVHNDIVCKDLENKGAIFIEDLNEVPDGSILIYSAHGISPQIKELAKKKKLIEIDATCPLVNKVHVYVKMKAKEGYKIILIGYKNHVEVIGTYNEAPDCTYIVENVEQVNNLNFTENQKLFCVTQTTLSVDDCALILNKLKEKYPNIETIPSGSICYATTNRQRALNKICTECDITIVVGSQSSSNAKKLVYSSQIRNTDAILINTINDLDFSILKNVKKIALTSAASTPDELTQQFVKVLTNPPYNYKLNIFNGVEEIVPKWKLPKELINMIKQKKEEQT